A window of the Cannabis sativa cultivar Pink pepper isolate KNU-18-1 chromosome X, ASM2916894v1, whole genome shotgun sequence genome harbors these coding sequences:
- the LOC115702682 gene encoding protein SRG1-like gives MDFESPNVVVPSVQELAKDPNVVTVPQRYIRYDQTQIQTNSSSVISSDQKIPVIDFQNLLLDNSELYESELNKLHSACKEWGFFQLVNHGVSNSLVEKLKQGVEELFKLPIEEKKKLWRKQGDKEGFGDPGVLTDEQILDWKDVLFLFTLPVALRNPHLFPNISPLLRESLEVYSSELAKLAIIIISQMEKALGTKSKEISNLFEDGLQAMSIHCYPPCLQPEQVEGIAPHSDSTGITFLLQLNQVEGFQVKKDGMWVPVKPLPDAFIVNIGDLLEIITNGIYLSNEHRAIVNSTDERMSIATFLNSNEDCEIGPSHSLITQQNPAIYKTMSSKDYIKSMFSREYNGKSHIDAFKL, from the exons atggACTTTGAAAGCCCTAATGTAGTTGTGCCAAGTGTGCAAGAATTGGCAAAGGATCCCAATGTGGTGACTGTTCCACAAAGATACATTCGATATGATCAAACTCAAATTCAAACCAATTCTTCTTCTGTAATTTCTTCTGATCAAAAAATTCCAGTTATTGACTTCCAAAACTTATTGCTTGATAACTCAGAATTATATGAATCTGAACTCAATAAGCTCCACTCAGCATGCAAAGAATGGGGCTTCTTCCAG TTGGTAAACCATGGTGTGAGTAATTCTTTGGTGGAGAAACTAAAGCAAGGAGTAGAAGAATTGTTCAAACTACCAatagaggagaagaagaagctaTGGCGGAAACAAGGAGATAAAGAAGGCTTCGGAGACCCTGGTGTTTTAACCGATGAACAAATCCTTGACTGGAAGGATGTACTTTTTCTCTTTACCCTACCCGTCGCCTTGAGGAACCCTCACTTGTTTCCAAACATCTCTCCTCTTTTGAG GGAAAGTTTGGAAGTTTATTCATCAGAACTTGCAAAGTTAGCCATTATTATAATCTCTCAAATGGAAAAAGCTCTAGGAACAAAAAGCAAGGAAATTTCCAATTTATTTGAAGATGGATTACAAGCAATGAGTATCCATTGCTACCCTCCATGCCTTCAACCAGAGCAAGTTGAAGGTATAGCCCCTCATTCTGATTCAACTGGCATTACTTTTCTCCTTCAATTGAACCAAGTAGAAGGCTTTCAAGTTAAGAAAGACGGCATGTGGGTCCCCGTCAAGCCTCTCCCGGATGCTTTCATTGTCAATATTGGAGATCTACTAGAG ATTATAACAAATGGAATATATCTTAGCAATGAGCACAGAGCAATAGTGAACTCTACAGATGAAAGAATGTCCATTGCCACATTTCTTAATTCAAATGAAGATTGTGAAATAGGCCCTTCACACAGCTTAATCACTCAACAAAATCCTGCCATATACAAAACAATGAGTAGTAAAGACTATATCAAGAGTATGTTTTCACGTGAGTATAATGGAAAATCTCACATTGATGCATTCAAATTGTAA
- the LOC115702887 gene encoding stemmadenine O-acetyltransferase-like, whose product MNIEVEAISNEIIKPSYPTPKNLERYKLSLLDQSSPKFYNPLVFYYTKKNTTTIINPAIILKRSLSAILTHYYPLAGRLEKHGQFIHCNDEGVPFVETQVNGRLSHVMSNPIAQELDIFCPLISRHDESDDAHQILFAAQLNMFECGGIAVGISFSDKIADALSWMKFVKTWALMARGGTTTMLPKSLHPEFVSSILFPPRPQSMIEAKTCVMKKGIITKIFVFNGFAIEALRAMYSDKENNIRPSRVETLSTFIISRFEAALSAATATEVAKLKKERVYTILHTVNLHPRMNPPLAENSFGNFLVFAGTHIPASSINGEASITNGIVKKIREAIKKVNKEYLDKLQKGEEDEQLSMIEQSSKNIEKSGGEVIEFQVTSLSRFHFYEMDFGWGKPDWNSTAAWNFDKIIAFFDTNDGDGIEAYVSLKEEDMAKFEADKQLRKFVTPNYYSRNNINSNL is encoded by the coding sequence ATGAATATTGAAGTTGAAGCAATCTCCAATGAGATTATCAAACCATCTTATCCAACTCCTAAGAATCTTGAGCGTTACAAACTCTCATTATTAGACCAATCATCTCCCAAATTCTATAACCCTTTGGTGTTTTATTACACAAAGAAAAATACTACTACCATTATTAATCCAGCCATCATTCTAAAAAGATCCTTATCAGCCATCTTAACCCATTACTACCCTTTAGCTGGAAGACTCGAAAAGCATGGACAATTCATCCATTGCAACGACGAGGGTGTTCCCTTCGTGGAAACTCAAGTGAATGGGCGACTTTCCCATGTTATGTCCAATCCAATAGCTCAAGAACTTGACATTTTTTGTCCTCTAATTTCTCGTCATGATGAAAGTGATGACGCTCATCAAATTCTATTTGCGGCTCAACTTAACATGTTCGAGTGTGGAGGAATCGCGGTTGGTATCAGCTTCTCTGATAAGATTGCGGACGCTTTGTCATGGAtgaagtttgtcaaaacttgGGCATTGATGGCTCGAGGTGGAACAACCACCATGTTGCCAAAATCGCTCCATCCTGAGTTTGTCTCCTCGATTCTATTTCCTCCTAGACCCCAATCCATGATCGAAGCAAAGACTTGTGTCATGAAAAAAGGTATCATAACAAAGATTTTTGTTTTCAATGGTTTCGCTATTGAGGCCTTAAGAGCAATGTATTCAgacaaagaaaataatattcgaCCTTCTCGTGTTGAGACTTTATCTACTTTCATAATAAGTAGGTTTGAGGCCGCATTGTCAGCAGCAACAGCAACAGAAGTAGCGAAGCTGAAAAAAGAAAGGGTATATACTATTTTGCACACTGTGAATCTTCATCCAAGGATGAATCCACCCTTGGCTGAAAACTCATTTGGAAACTTCTTAGTATTCGCAGGCACACATATTCCGGCCTCGAGTATTAATGGGGAAGCTTCCATTACTAATGGGATTGTTAAAAAGATAAGAGAAGCAATTAAGAAAGTGAACAAGGAGTATCTTGATAAACTCCAAAAGGGAGAAGAGGATGAACAATTAAGCATGATCGAACAAAGCTCGAAAAATATAGAGAAGAGTGGAGGTGAGGTGATTGaatttcaggttacaagtttgAGTCGATTCCATTTTTATGAAATGGATTTTGGTTGGGGTAAGCCTGATTGGAATAGCACAGCTGCTTGGAATTTCGATAAAATTATTGCTTTCTTTGACACAAATGATGGTGATGGAATTGAAGCTTATGTTAGCTTGAAAGAAGAGGACATGGCCAAGTTTGAAGCTGATAAACAGCTTCGTAAATTTGTCACTCCTAATTATTATTCtcgcaataatatcaactcaaatctttaa
- the LOC115702680 gene encoding stemmadenine O-acetyltransferase-like, whose protein sequence is MNIEVEAISVEIIKPSSPTPKNIGHYKLSLIDQSAPLFYDPLVFYYTKKSTTTNINPTNILKRSLSAILTHYYPLAGRLDKHGEEFIHCNDEGVPFVKAQVNARLSQVLSNPVAQELGIFCPLLTRHHESDDAHQILLGVQLNMFECGGIAVGISISDKIADALSWMRFIKTWAMMARDGTTATMLPKSLHPEFVSADLFPPRPQSVIEIKNEDLKEGIMTKIFVFNSFAIEALRAMYWDKENKIRPSRVETLSTFMLSRFEAALSEAKAKAKAKPEKERVYTILHTVNLHPRMNPPLAENSFGNFLVYAGTQIPASSIKGEASITSGLAMKIREAVKRLNKEYVSKLQMGEEGELSMIQQNSESIEKRGGEVIEFLVTSLSRFHFYEIDFGWGKPDWFSTGAWSFDKIIAFIDTSDGKGIEAYVNLKEEDMAIFEADEMLRKFTTPNYYSRHNINSNL, encoded by the coding sequence ATGAATATTGAAGTTGAAGCAATCTCAGTTGAGATTATCAAGCCATCTTCTCCAACTCCTAAGAATATTGGCCATTACAAACTTTCATTAATAGACCAATCAGCTCCCTTATTCTATGACCCTTTGGTGTTTTATTACACAAAGAAAAGTACTACTACCAATATTAATCCAACCAACATTCTTAAAAGGTCCTTATCAGCCATCTTAACCCATTACTACCCTTTAGCTGGACGACTCGATAAGCATGGAGAAGAATTCATCCATTGCAACGACGAGGGCGTTCCCTTCGTGAAAGCTCAAGTGAATGCTCGACTTTCCCAAGTTCTGTCCAATCCAGTAGCTCAAGAACTCGGTATCTTTTGCCCTCTTTTGACTCGTCATCATGAAAGTGACGATGCTCATCAAATTCTATTAGGGGTTCAACTTAACATGTTCGAGTGTGGAGGAATCGCGGTTGGTATCAGCATTTCTGATAAGATTGCGGACGCTTTGTCATGGATGAGGTTTATCAAAACTTGGGCGATGATGGCTCGAGATGGAACAACGGCCACCATGTTACCAAAATCGCTTCATCCTGAGTTTGTGTCTGCGGATTTGTTTCCTCCTAGACCCCAATCtgtaatagaaataaaaaatgaagaCCTAAAGGAGGGTATCATGACAAAGATTTTTGTTTTCAATAGTTTTGCAATTGAGGCCTTAAGAGCCATGTATTGGGACAAAGAAAATAAGATTCGACCTTCTCGCGTTGAGACTTTATCTACTTTTATGTTAAGTAGGTTTGAGGCTGCATTATCAGAAGCGAAAGCAAAAGCAAAAGCAAAACCCGAGAAAGAAAGGGTTTATACTATTTTGCACACTGTAAATCTTCATCCAAGGATGAATCCACCCTTGGCCGAAAACTCATTtggaaatttcttagtgtacgCAGGCACACAAATTCCAGCCTCGAGTATTAAGGGGGAAGCTTCCATTACTAGTGGGCTTGCGATGAAAATAAGAGAAGCAGTTAAGAGATTGAACAAAGAGTATGTTAGTAAACTCCAAATGGGAGAAGAGGGTGAATTGAGTATGATCCAACAAAACTCAGAAAGTATAGAGAAGAGAGGAGGTGAAGTCATTGAATTTTTGGTTACAAGTTTGAGCCGATTCcatttttatgaaattgatTTTGGTTGGGGTAAGCCTGATTGGTTTAGCACAGGTGCTTGGAGTTTTGATAAAATCATTGCTTTCATTGACACAAGTGATGGTAAAGGAATTGAAGCTTATGTGAATTTGAAGGAGGAAGACATGGCCATATTTGAAGCTGATGAAATGCTTCGCAAATTTACAACTCCTAATTATTATTCTCGCCACAATATCAACTCAAatctttaa